Proteins encoded together in one Microbacterium sp. ABRD28 window:
- a CDS encoding TetR/AcrR family transcriptional regulator, with the protein MTTTQRRQPRSRPATLARKRDILDAAVEIFGSKGFAAGTLQDIADQVGMTHAGILHHFGSKDQLLLEVLRHRDETDVADLEEQHMPDGLELFRHLVQTAFVNAQRAGIVQAYVVLSAESVTDDHPGRVYFEKRYETLRREVAQAFRVVCAERGITAPDTIGLASASILAVMDGLQVQWLLDPQNVDLGQASAFAIEAILASVLSTEPLQPRLA; encoded by the coding sequence ATGACGACGACGCAGCGACGGCAGCCGCGTTCACGTCCGGCGACGCTGGCGCGCAAGCGCGACATCCTCGATGCCGCGGTCGAGATCTTCGGCAGCAAGGGCTTCGCCGCCGGCACGCTGCAGGACATCGCCGATCAGGTGGGCATGACCCACGCGGGGATCCTTCACCACTTCGGGTCGAAGGATCAGCTGCTGCTCGAGGTGCTGCGGCACCGCGATGAGACCGACGTCGCCGACCTCGAGGAGCAGCACATGCCCGACGGGCTGGAGCTGTTCCGGCATCTCGTGCAGACGGCCTTCGTCAACGCCCAGCGCGCCGGCATCGTGCAGGCCTACGTGGTGCTCTCGGCCGAGTCCGTCACCGACGACCATCCGGGGCGGGTGTACTTCGAGAAGCGCTACGAGACCCTGCGCCGAGAGGTTGCGCAGGCCTTCCGCGTGGTCTGCGCCGAGCGGGGGATCACCGCACCTGACACGATCGGGCTCGCCTCCGCGAGCATCCTCGCCGTCATGGACGGGCTGCAGGTGCAGTGGCTGCTCGACCCCCAGAACGTGGATCTGGGACAGGCGTCGGCGTTCGCCATCGAGGCGATCCTGGCCTCGGTGCTTTCGACAGAGCCCCTTCAGCCCCGGCTGGCGTAG
- a CDS encoding M23 family metallopeptidase yields the protein MTDGPGLERRDRTRRKASARTTSVTTARPVVTAPPKSRRPRTGRKPARTLVILTMVGGLIATVALPAYAAVESATADPMTLQQVAVDDAQSLVVASDAGAAELSRSSYSATTAEEIEKKKAEEAAAERARIAAELAASAAASSSSSSGSRANVDLTMVAPGTGEVRWPLSGFTVGDRTFARGGAHMGTDMLAPCGEPLFAAAAGVVRVSQESYGGYGVAVTIDHVINGQRVSTLYGHMTYGSRAVQAGQTVSAGQIIGLVGSTGRSTACHLHFETYINGSVVDSYEWLLANAG from the coding sequence GTGACCGACGGACCGGGGCTGGAACGCCGAGACCGCACCCGACGCAAGGCCTCGGCCCGCACGACATCCGTCACGACCGCCCGCCCGGTGGTGACCGCTCCGCCCAAGAGCAGACGGCCCCGAACGGGCCGCAAGCCCGCGCGCACCCTCGTCATCCTGACGATGGTGGGTGGGCTGATCGCCACCGTGGCGCTGCCCGCCTACGCCGCGGTCGAGAGTGCCACCGCCGATCCGATGACGCTGCAGCAGGTGGCCGTCGACGACGCCCAGTCGCTCGTGGTCGCCTCCGACGCGGGCGCGGCGGAACTCTCCCGCAGCAGCTACTCCGCCACCACCGCGGAGGAGATCGAGAAGAAGAAGGCCGAGGAGGCCGCCGCTGAGCGTGCGCGCATCGCGGCCGAACTCGCTGCGTCGGCGGCGGCGTCGTCGTCGTCTTCGTCGGGCTCCCGTGCCAACGTCGACCTCACCATGGTGGCCCCGGGCACCGGCGAGGTGCGCTGGCCGCTCTCGGGCTTCACCGTCGGCGACCGCACGTTCGCGCGCGGCGGCGCCCACATGGGAACCGACATGCTCGCTCCCTGCGGCGAGCCGCTGTTCGCCGCAGCGGCCGGCGTGGTCCGTGTCTCGCAGGAGAGCTACGGCGGCTACGGCGTCGCCGTCACCATCGACCACGTCATCAACGGCCAGCGCGTGTCCACGCTCTACGGCCACATGACCTACGGCAGCCGCGCCGTCCAGGCCGGCCAGACCGTCTCGGCCGGTCAGATCATCGGCCTCGTGGGCAGCACCGGGCGCTCGACCGCCTGCCACCTGCACTTCGAGACCTACATCAACGGCTCCGTCGTCGACTCCTACGAATGGCTGCTCGCCAACGCGGGATGA
- a CDS encoding metal-dependent transcriptional regulator, producing the protein MTDLIDTTEMYLRTILELEEERIVPLRARISERLGHSGPTVSQTVGRMERDGLVVVSEDRRLELTDAGRQKAVDVMRKHRLAERLLSDVIGLDWAYVHEEACRWEHVMSEQVERRLVELLGHPTESPYGNPIPGLDQLGDVPANTFEQGVIGLVTKLNAAGGPLRGTVRRLAEPAQVDPELLQQLKAAGVVPGGTGSYRYSEGYVLVEMDDNDEALELPVEVASHIFLVDDEVQILAT; encoded by the coding sequence ATGACAGACCTCATCGACACCACCGAGATGTACCTGCGGACCATCCTCGAGCTCGAGGAGGAGCGGATCGTGCCGCTGCGTGCGCGCATCTCCGAGCGCCTCGGTCACTCGGGCCCGACGGTGTCGCAGACGGTGGGGCGGATGGAGCGCGACGGTCTGGTCGTCGTGTCCGAAGACCGCCGGCTCGAGCTGACCGATGCGGGGCGTCAGAAGGCCGTCGACGTGATGCGCAAGCATCGTCTGGCCGAACGGCTGCTCTCCGACGTCATCGGGCTGGACTGGGCCTACGTCCATGAAGAGGCCTGCCGCTGGGAGCACGTCATGAGCGAGCAGGTCGAACGGCGTCTCGTCGAGCTGCTCGGCCACCCCACGGAGTCTCCGTACGGCAACCCCATCCCCGGGCTCGACCAGCTGGGAGACGTCCCGGCGAACACCTTCGAACAGGGCGTCATCGGGCTGGTGACCAAGCTCAACGCGGCAGGAGGTCCGTTGCGCGGCACGGTGCGGCGCCTGGCGGAGCCCGCCCAGGTCGACCCCGAACTGCTGCAGCAGCTGAAGGCGGCCGGCGTCGTTCCCGGCGGCACCGGCAGCTACCGCTACAGCGAGGGTTACGTGCTCGTGGAGATGGACGACAACGACGAAGCGCTGGAGCTTCCCGTCGAGGTGGCATCGCACATCTTCCTCGTCGACGACGAGGTCCAGATCCTCGCAACGTGA
- a CDS encoding endo-1,4-beta-xylanase: MHTVAPPAVALGTVPAHRLGEAVVTVVGVDDEPIANAEVTIIQTRHEFAFGNTGFDVGDDEDLTGEWQLTAAEAELWLQIHNAATLPFYWGRFEPTRGAPRTAEMRRTAQWLRQRGVTLKGHPLVWHTVTAPWLLDLELDEIERAQRERIRRDVADFAGIVDTWDAINETVIMPVFDNGDNGITRLAKDRGRLAMLRLAFEEAREANPNAFLLVNDFDLSPAYERVIDEMLDAGIRPDAIGLQTHMHQGYRGEEEILEVADRFARFGLPLHFTETTLLSGDLMPPEIDDLNDYRVDHWPSTPEGEARQADEIERHYRSLVSHPAVEAITFWGFSDRGMWLGAPGGLVRADGSPKPAYDALHRMIADEWWVSRATVRTDADGRVRVTGFRGDYEVSVAGDPPVPLGIGRDALAETIRMSPTHP; this comes from the coding sequence ATGCACACTGTCGCGCCACCCGCCGTCGCCCTCGGCACCGTTCCCGCACACCGCCTCGGTGAGGCCGTCGTCACGGTCGTCGGTGTCGACGACGAGCCGATCGCGAACGCCGAGGTCACGATCATCCAGACTCGTCACGAGTTCGCCTTCGGCAACACCGGATTCGACGTCGGTGACGACGAGGACCTGACCGGGGAGTGGCAGCTGACGGCGGCAGAGGCCGAGCTCTGGCTGCAGATCCACAACGCCGCGACCCTTCCGTTCTACTGGGGGAGGTTCGAGCCGACCCGCGGCGCTCCGCGCACGGCCGAGATGCGCCGGACCGCGCAGTGGCTGCGACAACGCGGTGTGACGCTGAAGGGGCATCCGCTCGTCTGGCACACCGTGACTGCGCCCTGGCTGCTCGACCTCGAGCTCGACGAGATCGAGCGCGCGCAGCGCGAGCGCATCCGCCGCGACGTCGCCGATTTCGCGGGGATCGTCGACACCTGGGACGCCATCAACGAGACGGTGATCATGCCGGTCTTCGACAACGGCGACAACGGCATCACGAGGCTGGCGAAGGATCGCGGCCGCCTGGCGATGCTGCGGCTGGCCTTCGAGGAGGCGCGAGAGGCCAACCCGAACGCCTTTCTGCTCGTGAACGACTTCGATCTGTCGCCGGCGTACGAGCGCGTCATCGACGAGATGCTGGATGCGGGCATCCGCCCGGATGCGATCGGGTTGCAGACGCACATGCACCAGGGGTACCGCGGAGAGGAGGAGATCCTCGAGGTCGCCGACCGCTTCGCCCGGTTCGGTCTGCCGCTGCACTTCACCGAGACGACCCTGCTGTCCGGCGACCTGATGCCTCCTGAGATCGACGACCTCAACGATTACCGGGTCGACCACTGGCCGTCGACACCGGAGGGGGAGGCCCGGCAGGCCGACGAGATCGAACGGCACTACCGGTCGCTCGTGTCGCATCCGGCGGTCGAGGCCATCACCTTCTGGGGATTCAGCGACCGCGGCATGTGGCTGGGGGCGCCCGGCGGGCTGGTCCGCGCCGACGGCTCACCGAAGCCCGCGTACGACGCACTGCACCGGATGATCGCGGACGAGTGGTGGGTGTCGCGGGCGACCGTGCGCACCGACGCCGACGGGCGCGTGCGCGTCACAGGCTTCCGGGGCGACTACGAGGTGAGCGTGGCGGGGGATCCGCCGGTGCCGCTCGGCATCGGCAGGGACGCGCTCGCAGAGACGATCCGGATGTCGCCGACGCACCCGTGA
- the serC gene encoding phosphoserine transaminase, which yields MAHVALPHDLLPTDGRFGCGPSKVRGAQLEALVTRGATLLGTSHRQSGVKSLVGSVRERLASLFSLPDGYEILLGNGGSTAFWDAAAFGLIERRSQNLVFGEFGGKFAAAARAPWLQAPDVRTADPGGRARPEAVDGVDVYAWPHNETSTGVAAPVERVVGDDGALTVIDATSAAGGIDLDMSQADVYYFAPQKNLGSDGGLWFAAVSPAAIERIERIAASDRYIPEFLSLKNALDNSRLQQTLNTPAVATLVLLDEQLAWILDSGGLAWADARTRESSGALYEWAEASSVATPFVEDPADRSPVVVTIDFDDTVDAAAVAASLRSNGIVDTEPYRKLGRNQLRVATFVSIEPDDVRTLIRAIDYTLERL from the coding sequence ATGGCCCACGTCGCACTGCCCCACGACCTGCTGCCCACCGACGGCCGTTTCGGCTGCGGTCCGTCGAAGGTCCGCGGTGCACAGCTGGAGGCACTCGTCACCCGCGGCGCGACCCTGCTGGGCACCTCGCACCGCCAGTCGGGCGTGAAGAGCCTCGTCGGATCGGTGCGCGAGCGACTGGCCTCCCTCTTCTCGCTGCCCGACGGCTACGAGATCCTCCTCGGCAACGGCGGCTCGACCGCGTTCTGGGACGCCGCGGCGTTCGGACTGATCGAGCGGCGCAGCCAGAACCTCGTCTTCGGAGAGTTCGGCGGGAAGTTCGCGGCCGCCGCGCGCGCCCCCTGGCTGCAGGCGCCGGACGTCCGCACCGCCGACCCGGGCGGCCGCGCCCGGCCGGAGGCCGTCGACGGCGTCGACGTGTACGCCTGGCCACACAACGAGACCTCCACCGGCGTCGCCGCACCCGTCGAACGCGTCGTCGGCGACGACGGAGCGCTGACGGTCATCGATGCGACCAGCGCCGCGGGCGGGATCGACCTCGACATGTCGCAGGCGGACGTGTACTACTTCGCCCCGCAGAAGAACCTCGGCTCGGACGGCGGTCTGTGGTTCGCCGCGGTCTCCCCGGCCGCGATCGAGCGGATCGAGCGCATCGCCGCCTCGGATCGCTACATCCCCGAGTTCCTGAGTCTGAAGAACGCGCTGGACAACTCCCGCCTGCAGCAGACGCTCAACACCCCCGCCGTGGCGACCCTCGTGCTGCTGGACGAGCAGCTCGCATGGATCCTCGACAGCGGCGGCCTCGCGTGGGCCGACGCGCGGACGCGCGAGTCGTCGGGGGCGCTCTACGAGTGGGCCGAGGCGTCGTCGGTCGCCACGCCTTTCGTCGAAGACCCGGCCGACCGATCCCCGGTCGTGGTGACGATCGATTTCGACGACACCGTGGATGCCGCCGCGGTGGCGGCGAGCCTTCGCTCGAACGGGATCGTCGACACCGAGCCGTACCGCAAGCTCGGCCGCAACCAGCTGCGGGTCGCCACGTTCGTCTCCATCGAGCCCGACGACGTCCGCACCCTGATCCGCGCGATCGACTACACGCTCGAGCGACTCTGA
- a CDS encoding DNA polymerase Y family protein — protein sequence MRSDAPVRSLVLWFPDWPVAALARDAAGSAPVAEDAPVAIIAGGMVTACSATARAEGVRRGQRRRDAQSRCPGLRVVDADDARDHRAFAPLVAALEERAPGVQIIRPGLCALRARGPARYYGGETEAARVLVSTVRAQGVADVRAGIADGPFTAEQAARITRASDPVSVVPTGGAAGFLAPLPITALADPDVVALLARLGVQTLGDFSRLDSERVRERLGEPGMRLHRLASGLDSRPVEPRVPPPELHREVAFEPPLEIAEQVAFALRIAADEFISRLGAIDLVCTELRVELTGDRGERSERVWLHPNSFDAAAVVDRVRWQLAEEATGDGGGVLASGVALVRISPEAVDAASHHAPAMFGAGTDERVHHVLSRVQAMLGHRGVMTAEVGGGRWLTERQVLVPWGDRTVVTAERTRPWPGSLPDPLPGTVFPEPVPVQVVTGEGGPVAVDERDRMTATPSVLVESGRPRAIREWAGPWPIVERTWDAARSRRAHRFQVVDADRTAWLLVCVGGTWIAEGRYD from the coding sequence ATGCGCTCCGACGCCCCGGTGCGCAGCCTCGTGCTGTGGTTCCCGGATTGGCCCGTGGCGGCGCTGGCGCGGGACGCCGCCGGCTCCGCTCCGGTCGCCGAGGACGCCCCGGTGGCCATCATCGCCGGGGGGATGGTGACCGCCTGCTCGGCGACGGCCCGTGCCGAGGGGGTCCGCCGCGGACAGCGTCGCCGGGACGCGCAGTCCCGGTGCCCGGGACTGCGCGTGGTCGACGCCGACGACGCCCGCGATCACCGCGCGTTCGCGCCGCTGGTGGCGGCGCTGGAGGAGCGGGCGCCGGGGGTGCAGATCATCCGCCCGGGTCTGTGCGCGCTGCGCGCCCGCGGGCCTGCCCGGTACTACGGGGGCGAGACCGAGGCCGCCCGCGTGCTCGTGAGCACGGTCCGTGCGCAGGGCGTCGCCGACGTGCGCGCGGGCATCGCCGACGGCCCCTTCACCGCCGAACAGGCCGCGCGCATCACCCGCGCCTCCGATCCGGTCTCGGTCGTTCCCACCGGGGGTGCGGCGGGCTTCCTCGCGCCTCTTCCGATCACCGCCCTCGCCGATCCCGATGTCGTGGCGCTGCTGGCGCGCCTGGGGGTGCAGACGCTCGGCGACTTCAGCCGTCTCGACTCCGAGCGGGTGCGGGAACGGCTGGGCGAGCCGGGCATGCGGCTGCACCGCCTGGCGTCGGGTCTGGATTCGCGTCCCGTCGAGCCGCGCGTGCCTCCTCCCGAGCTGCATCGCGAGGTCGCCTTCGAACCGCCCCTCGAGATCGCCGAGCAGGTGGCGTTCGCCCTGCGCATCGCGGCCGACGAGTTCATCTCGCGTCTCGGCGCGATCGACCTCGTCTGCACCGAATTGCGGGTCGAGCTCACCGGAGACCGCGGAGAGCGCAGCGAGCGGGTCTGGCTCCATCCGAACTCCTTCGATGCGGCGGCGGTCGTGGACCGGGTCAGATGGCAGCTCGCCGAAGAGGCCACCGGCGACGGCGGGGGAGTGCTGGCCAGCGGCGTGGCGCTCGTGCGCATCTCACCCGAGGCGGTGGACGCCGCCTCGCACCACGCCCCGGCGATGTTCGGCGCCGGGACCGACGAGCGGGTCCACCATGTCCTCTCCCGCGTGCAGGCGATGCTCGGCCATCGCGGCGTGATGACGGCCGAGGTGGGAGGGGGGCGGTGGCTCACCGAGCGCCAGGTGCTCGTGCCCTGGGGAGACCGCACCGTCGTGACCGCGGAGCGCACCCGCCCCTGGCCGGGGAGCCTTCCCGACCCCCTCCCGGGCACCGTCTTCCCCGAGCCGGTGCCGGTGCAGGTCGTCACCGGGGAGGGAGGGCCGGTCGCCGTCGACGAGCGCGATCGGATGACGGCGACGCCCTCGGTGCTGGTGGAGTCGGGGCGCCCCCGGGCGATCAGGGAGTGGGCGGGTCCCTGGCCGATCGTGGAGCGCACGTGGGATGCCGCCCGCAGCCGTCGTGCGCACCGGTTCCAGGTGGTCGACGCCGACCGCACCGCCTGGCTGCTGGTCTGCGTGGGCGGGACGTGGATCGCCGAGGGTCGCTATGACTGA
- a CDS encoding HNH endonuclease, protein MRTLVLNAGYEPLAVVSFKRALVLVMNDKATVVEHIHDEPVWGATGAYDRPAVILLTRYVRVPGARRVPVTRRGVLRRDGHRCGYCGKTASTIDHILPRSRGGADSWENLVACCLRCNNVKGDRTPQEMAWELRITPQPPRGGQWTVRGTERSDPRWEPYLALAA, encoded by the coding sequence ATGCGCACTCTGGTGCTGAACGCGGGCTACGAGCCCCTGGCCGTCGTGTCGTTCAAGCGGGCGCTCGTGCTCGTGATGAACGACAAGGCCACCGTCGTGGAGCACATCCACGACGAACCGGTCTGGGGGGCGACCGGGGCGTACGATCGCCCCGCGGTCATCCTCCTGACCAGATATGTGCGCGTCCCGGGAGCCCGGCGCGTGCCGGTCACCCGACGGGGCGTGCTGCGCCGCGACGGGCACCGCTGCGGGTACTGCGGAAAGACCGCGTCGACGATCGATCACATCCTGCCGCGATCGCGGGGCGGAGCGGACTCGTGGGAGAACCTCGTGGCCTGCTGCCTGCGCTGCAACAACGTCAAGGGCGATCGCACGCCGCAAGAGATGGCGTGGGAGCTGCGCATCACCCCGCAGCCACCGCGGGGCGGGCAGTGGACGGTGCGCGGCACCGAGCGCTCCGACCCCCGGTGGGAGCCGTATCTGGCCCTGGCGGCCTGA
- a CDS encoding ABC transporter substrate-binding protein, giving the protein MRLRTSLGAAGIITALALTGCAGGGSDTGSAESGAALTIAKPDGAITTESHNPFLGDSSASKYGYAKVIFEPMALVNPTGDLGTTPWLAESVEWNDDYTQLTVVPRSGVTWSDGTPFTGEDIVFTFDQFLDGRLADTSGLKYEGATVDGDAITLTFADSKFVSQARVLHTPIVPKHIWENIDDPNTDPLTGEGLAVGTGPYVLDNWSTESVTLTANPDYWGGELAVPALNYVSYGDNAALTTALVSGEADWAQAFIPQIQESYLAADEDNHYLVSPTAGSGTLFMNLQAEPFDDPALREALAWTIDRQAYVDIAREGASEAVWSVTGLGNLLENEVLPEFADQEYAVDVDKARDILSEAGYTWEDDTLIDPDGEAVSFSISVPAGWSDWNTEQALLAEELDAALGIEVQVDQPDWGGWDAARQEGTFQAIIHWLEDTGNAYGLYTSTMDPKWIVDDRAQFNFGRFEDPAVTEALNTYANTASEDERQAALETMQRAFVENVPAIPLGSHPLLGQYNTRSYVGFPTDDDQYASADPTQPGIVQILTKLQPAG; this is encoded by the coding sequence ATGAGGCTCAGAACGTCACTCGGCGCCGCCGGGATCATCACGGCGCTCGCACTCACCGGCTGCGCCGGCGGCGGCAGCGACACCGGCTCCGCGGAGTCGGGCGCCGCGCTGACCATCGCGAAGCCCGACGGTGCGATCACGACCGAATCGCACAACCCGTTCCTCGGCGACTCGTCGGCGTCGAAGTACGGCTACGCGAAGGTGATCTTCGAGCCCATGGCCCTGGTCAACCCCACTGGCGACCTCGGCACCACTCCGTGGCTCGCCGAGTCGGTCGAGTGGAACGACGACTACACCCAGCTGACCGTGGTCCCCCGCAGCGGAGTGACCTGGAGCGACGGCACGCCGTTCACGGGCGAGGACATCGTCTTCACCTTCGACCAGTTCCTCGACGGCCGCCTGGCCGACACCTCGGGCCTGAAGTACGAGGGCGCCACGGTCGACGGCGACGCCATCACGCTGACGTTCGCGGACTCGAAGTTCGTCTCGCAGGCGCGCGTGCTGCACACCCCGATCGTGCCCAAGCACATCTGGGAGAACATCGACGACCCCAACACCGACCCGCTGACCGGCGAGGGCCTGGCTGTGGGAACCGGCCCGTACGTCTTGGACAACTGGTCCACCGAATCGGTCACCCTCACCGCCAACCCCGACTACTGGGGCGGCGAGCTGGCCGTTCCCGCGCTGAACTACGTCTCCTACGGAGACAACGCCGCCCTCACCACCGCTCTCGTCTCGGGTGAGGCCGACTGGGCGCAGGCCTTCATCCCGCAGATCCAGGAGAGCTACCTGGCCGCCGACGAGGACAACCACTACCTCGTCTCGCCGACCGCCGGTTCGGGCACGCTCTTCATGAACCTGCAGGCCGAGCCCTTCGACGACCCGGCCCTGCGCGAAGCCCTGGCCTGGACCATCGACCGTCAGGCCTACGTCGACATCGCCCGTGAAGGCGCGAGCGAGGCGGTCTGGAGCGTCACCGGTCTCGGGAACCTGCTCGAGAACGAGGTGCTGCCCGAGTTCGCCGACCAGGAGTACGCGGTCGACGTGGACAAGGCGCGCGACATCCTGAGCGAGGCCGGCTACACCTGGGAGGACGACACCCTCATCGATCCCGACGGCGAGGCGGTGTCGTTCTCGATCTCGGTTCCCGCGGGGTGGAGCGACTGGAACACCGAGCAGGCCCTGCTCGCCGAAGAGCTCGACGCGGCGCTCGGCATCGAGGTCCAGGTCGACCAGCCGGACTGGGGCGGCTGGGACGCCGCCCGTCAGGAGGGCACCTTCCAGGCGATCATCCACTGGCTCGAGGACACCGGCAACGCCTACGGGCTGTACACCTCGACGATGGACCCGAAGTGGATCGTCGACGACCGCGCCCAGTTCAACTTCGGTCGCTTCGAGGACCCCGCGGTGACCGAGGCGCTGAACACCTACGCCAACACCGCGTCCGAAGACGAGCGTCAGGCGGCGCTGGAGACGATGCAGCGGGCGTTCGTGGAGAACGTGCCGGCCATCCCGCTCGGATCGCACCCGCTGCTGGGCCAGTACAACACCCGCAGCTACGTCGGATTCCCCACGGATGACGACCAGTACGCCTCGGCAGACCCGACGCAGCCCGGAATCGTCCAGATCCTGACGAAGCTGCAGCCGGCAGGCTGA